From one Melioribacteraceae bacterium genomic stretch:
- a CDS encoding glycosyltransferase gives MKILFLLSRYPYPINKGDKLRAYHQINNLRNNNEVHLIAINEELNQNKYEHNLETIADFVTILKLSKLQKIWNLFRSIFSKFPFQTEYFYTKKNKMIIDSIVERYKPDIIICQLIRMGKYLESIDSVPKVIDYIDVLSKGLELRKSRVSFLLKPIFDSEYKRVLEYEEKVNSKFDGSIIITENDKNALPINNKSGVMVVPNGIETDYFQPDPELKKDIDLLFVGNMSYKPNIDAVVYFIESIFPLVKQKHPNCKFHIVGSSPSLRIKRLVNKSVIVSGWVDDIRPFYNRAKIFVAPMQIGTGLQNKILEAMSMSIPAVISSHAAKGIEGCSANTVFIEDSPMEFANRILELIENPILREKMGKESRQFVKKHYSWENIVGDFEKYLNKIANRVE, from the coding sequence TTGAAAATTCTATTCTTATTATCAAGGTATCCATATCCGATCAACAAGGGCGATAAGCTTCGTGCTTATCATCAAATAAATAATCTGCGTAACAATAATGAAGTTCACCTAATAGCGATTAACGAAGAGCTAAATCAAAATAAGTATGAACACAATTTGGAAACTATTGCCGATTTCGTCACTATATTAAAATTGAGTAAGCTCCAAAAAATTTGGAATCTATTCCGATCAATTTTTTCAAAGTTTCCTTTTCAGACTGAATATTTCTACACTAAAAAAAATAAAATGATTATTGATTCTATAGTCGAAAGATATAAACCCGATATAATAATTTGTCAATTAATCCGAATGGGTAAATACCTTGAGTCAATTGATTCTGTTCCAAAAGTAATTGATTACATAGATGTGTTATCCAAGGGATTGGAACTTCGTAAATCGAGAGTGAGCTTTTTGCTAAAACCTATTTTCGATTCTGAGTACAAAAGAGTTTTAGAATATGAAGAAAAAGTGAATTCGAAATTTGACGGTTCTATAATTATAACTGAAAATGACAAGAATGCACTTCCTATTAATAATAAATCTGGTGTAATGGTTGTTCCTAATGGTATTGAAACAGATTACTTTCAACCGGATCCAGAACTTAAAAAAGACATTGATTTGCTGTTTGTTGGAAATATGAGTTACAAGCCAAATATTGATGCAGTTGTTTATTTCATTGAATCAATTTTCCCATTAGTAAAGCAAAAACATCCAAACTGTAAATTCCATATTGTAGGTTCTTCACCAAGTCTTCGAATTAAACGTCTTGTAAATAAAAGTGTAATTGTGTCTGGTTGGGTTGATGATATTCGTCCATTTTATAACAGAGCAAAAATATTTGTTGCTCCAATGCAAATTGGAACAGGTTTACAAAATAAAATACTGGAAGCGATGTCAATGTCCATTCCTGCTGTTATCTCATCACATGCTGCTAAGGGAATTGAGGGTTGTTCTGCTAATACTGTTTTTATTGAAGATTCACCCATGGAATTTGCAAATAGGATTCTAGAATTAATTGAGAATCCTATTTTGCGAGAAAAAATGGGTAAGGAATCTAGGCAGTTTGTGAAGAAGCATTATAGTTGGGAAAATATAGTAGGCGATTTTGAAAAATACTTGAATAAAATTGCTAATAGAGTAGAATGA
- the lhgO gene encoding L-2-hydroxyglutarate oxidase, protein MKSTISCLHDIIVVGAGIVGLATAYTILKDKPSTKLLLIEKESGVAKHQTGNNSGVIHSGIYYNPGSLKAINCKRGYDLLLNFCDENKIKYDICGKVIVAVSEHEFEQLEKIYNRGLENGLKGLIFLTKGELKEKEPHVNGIKGVFVPQTGIIDFLEVSVKLSERILELGGEIKFNSEVKNIQQDNNRISVICDHFEVDTRFLITCAGLQSDRIAMLTKPDLDIRIIPFRGEYYKLKNHKKNLVNNLIYPVPDPAFPFLGVHFTRMIDGEVECGPNAVFSFKREGYSKYSLDIKDTFESLTWPGFQKVAAKYWKTGFGEFFRSFSKDAFVKALQRLIPEIQKDDMIQGGAGVRAQACNKTGGLVDDFYFVEQKNIIHVCNAPSPAATSSLSIGKYVAEKYYSQVVN, encoded by the coding sequence ATGAAAAGTACAATTTCATGTTTACATGATATTATTGTTGTAGGTGCCGGAATTGTTGGTTTAGCAACCGCTTATACAATCCTAAAAGATAAGCCGAGTACAAAATTATTGCTTATCGAAAAGGAAAGCGGAGTTGCTAAACATCAAACCGGAAATAATAGCGGTGTTATTCATTCAGGTATCTATTATAATCCGGGAAGTTTGAAAGCAATCAATTGTAAACGCGGTTATGATTTATTGTTGAATTTTTGTGATGAGAATAAAATAAAATATGATATCTGCGGAAAAGTAATTGTCGCGGTTTCAGAACATGAATTTGAACAACTTGAAAAAATTTATAATCGCGGATTGGAAAATGGATTAAAAGGATTAATTTTTCTAACTAAAGGAGAACTCAAAGAAAAGGAACCTCACGTTAATGGAATTAAAGGAGTTTTCGTTCCGCAAACGGGAATTATAGATTTCTTAGAGGTTTCAGTAAAGTTAAGTGAAAGAATCCTTGAACTTGGTGGTGAAATAAAATTCAATTCGGAAGTAAAAAATATTCAACAAGACAATAACAGAATTTCTGTGATATGTGATCATTTTGAAGTTGATACCAGATTTCTTATAACATGTGCCGGTTTGCAATCCGATAGAATAGCAATGTTAACAAAGCCTGACCTTGATATAAGAATTATTCCGTTTAGAGGAGAATATTATAAATTAAAAAATCATAAAAAGAATTTGGTAAACAATTTAATATACCCGGTTCCCGATCCGGCATTCCCGTTTCTTGGAGTTCATTTTACAAGAATGATTGACGGTGAAGTTGAGTGTGGTCCTAATGCAGTTTTTTCATTTAAGCGAGAAGGTTATTCAAAATATAGTTTGGATATAAAAGATACTTTTGAAAGTTTAACTTGGCCCGGATTTCAAAAAGTTGCCGCGAAATATTGGAAAACCGGATTCGGTGAATTCTTCAGATCTTTCAGTAAAGATGCATTTGTAAAAGCTTTGCAAAGATTGATTCCCGAAATTCAGAAAGATGATATGATTCAAGGTGGAGCTGGTGTTCGTGCTCAAGCATGTAACAAGACCGGTGGATTAGTTGATGACTTCTACTTTGTTGAACAAAAGAATATTATTCATGTTTGTAATGCTCCGTCACCGGCAGCAACATCATCACTATCAATTGGTAAATATGTCGCGGAAAAATATTATTCACAGGTAGTTAATTGA
- a CDS encoding sugar transferase: MNKRLEKILVLIVDFLTINAAWATFFLIRVETGWFELFSEPAFLFPMFAVYFYWLILFIFVGMYRTWFAYSRFDEITLLFKTAFFGIFILFFLIYYDDMSHNVASNTRYMIIVYWAIFFVYVSIGRISVRSIQRNILIKGLGRRNALIIGFNEKAHRIHNSIANHRGLGIDVKAYVAVKKENVGKEHLGIKVIDTTENLRSVVENYQAKEIIIGLEHHEEDIFLKVIELTDGLDIGIKIVPDLYEIISGQARTTQIYGFPLIDIMPQLMPEWEKKIKRLMDIGISLAFLVFTAPLTLLTAIAIKLDSKGPIFYKQERSGLNGKVFKIYKFRSMINDAEKASGPIWSMKDDPRITRVGKIMRKLRLDEIPQVINVLKGEMSFVGPRPERPFFVEKLAEEIPLYKRRLRVRPGITGWAQVKHKYDESIEDVKAKLRYDLFYIENMSLRMDLKIIFRTVFVVLFGKGHYE; encoded by the coding sequence TTGAATAAAAGATTAGAAAAAATATTAGTTCTCATTGTAGATTTTTTAACCATCAATGCTGCATGGGCTACGTTTTTTCTTATAAGAGTTGAAACGGGTTGGTTTGAACTTTTTTCCGAACCTGCATTCTTATTCCCGATGTTTGCTGTTTACTTTTATTGGTTGATACTTTTCATTTTTGTCGGAATGTATCGAACATGGTTTGCATATTCTCGGTTTGATGAAATCACTTTGCTATTCAAGACTGCGTTCTTCGGAATTTTCATTTTGTTCTTTCTTATATACTACGACGACATGTCCCACAATGTAGCTTCAAATACACGATACATGATTATTGTATATTGGGCTATCTTCTTTGTTTACGTTTCTATCGGTCGAATTTCCGTTAGAAGTATTCAGCGAAATATTCTTATTAAAGGTCTAGGGAGAAGAAACGCCTTAATAATTGGCTTCAACGAAAAAGCTCATCGAATTCATAATTCTATTGCAAATCACCGTGGACTCGGAATAGATGTTAAAGCTTACGTTGCCGTGAAAAAAGAAAATGTGGGAAAAGAACATCTCGGTATAAAAGTAATAGATACGACAGAGAATCTCAGAAGTGTAGTTGAAAACTATCAAGCTAAAGAAATTATCATTGGATTGGAACATCACGAAGAAGACATTTTTCTGAAAGTGATTGAACTTACCGATGGTTTAGATATTGGTATAAAGATTGTTCCGGACCTTTATGAAATTATTAGCGGACAGGCGAGAACAACACAAATTTATGGTTTCCCATTAATTGACATCATGCCCCAATTAATGCCCGAGTGGGAAAAGAAAATTAAACGATTGATGGATATCGGAATTTCATTAGCATTTTTAGTTTTTACTGCACCTTTAACATTATTGACTGCGATTGCAATTAAACTTGATAGTAAAGGTCCAATTTTTTACAAGCAAGAAAGAAGCGGATTGAATGGAAAAGTTTTTAAAATTTATAAATTCCGTTCCATGATAAATGATGCAGAGAAAGCTTCCGGTCCAATTTGGTCAATGAAAGACGATCCAAGAATTACAAGAGTCGGAAAAATAATGCGTAAACTAAGATTGGATGAAATTCCTCAAGTAATAAATGTATTGAAAGGAGAAATGAGTTTCGTCGGACCAAGACCGGAACGACCCTTTTTTGTTGAAAAGTTAGCCGAAGAAATTCCACTTTATAAAAGAAGATTAAGAGTTCGTCCGGGAATAACAGGATGGGCACAAGTTAAACACAAGTACGATGAATCGATTGAAGATGTAAAAGCCAAATTGCGCTATGATCTTTTTTATATCGAAAATATGTCGCTTCGCATGGATCTTAAAATAATTTTTAGAACAGTTTTTGTAGTACTCTTTGGAAAAGGTCATTACGAATAG
- a CDS encoding polyprenol monophosphomannose synthase, with product MKKTLIIIPTYNELNNIQKLVPLLRSEYPQVDVLVVDDNSPDGTGKKVLELAESDPQIHLIEREGKLGLGTAYVRGFKFALENGYEAAMEMDADFSHDPKEVKNFLREIEENDLVIGSRYIKGVNVVNWPMSRLLLSYFANIYTKVITGMPIYDATGGFKCFRREVLESINLDKITSNGYSFQIEMNFKTWKKGFRVKEIPIIFVDRADGSSKMSKHIVYEAIFMVWKLRFASMFGYLD from the coding sequence ATGAAAAAAACACTCATCATTATTCCAACATATAACGAGTTGAACAATATACAAAAACTTGTTCCGCTACTAAGAAGCGAATATCCGCAAGTTGATGTTCTTGTTGTTGACGATAATTCACCTGACGGAACTGGAAAGAAAGTTCTTGAATTAGCGGAGAGTGATCCTCAAATTCATCTGATTGAGCGCGAAGGAAAACTAGGTTTGGGGACAGCTTATGTGCGGGGATTTAAATTCGCTTTGGAAAACGGATATGAAGCCGCAATGGAGATGGATGCTGATTTTTCGCATGACCCCAAAGAAGTGAAAAATTTTTTAAGAGAAATTGAAGAAAATGATTTGGTGATCGGAAGCCGATATATTAAAGGTGTTAACGTTGTTAACTGGCCCATGAGTAGATTGCTTCTAAGTTACTTTGCAAACATATACACAAAAGTTATAACCGGTATGCCGATCTATGATGCAACAGGCGGGTTTAAATGTTTTAGAAGAGAAGTTTTGGAATCAATCAATCTGGATAAAATCACTTCAAACGGTTATTCGTTCCAAATAGAAATGAACTTTAAAACTTGGAAAAAAGGTTTCCGCGTAAAAGAAATCCCGATCATTTTTGTCGATAGAGCTGACGGCAGTTCTAAAATGTCCAAGCATATTGTATATGAGGCAATATTTATGGTTTGGAAATTACGTTTCGCCAGCATGTTCGGATATTTAGATTAG
- a CDS encoding glycosyltransferase encodes MDLSIIIVNYNVKEFLLNLLDSLHKAVSKFENEIIVVDNASDDGSVELVKSRFPQVKLIANKTNVGFGAANNQALEIASGKYLVLINPDTIVKEDTFTKLIDFMGSTPDAGMVGCKVLNPDGTLQLACRRSFPGPWTSFTKITGLSKIFPNSKLFAKYNLTYLNEDETYEVDAISGSFMMMTREVYQKTKGFDPQFFMYGEDLDLCYRTQKEGYKVYYVHTTEIIHYKGESTKRSSIDETKVFYDAMHLFVRKHFSSFFIVELILRAAIFFRRFVAFSNLYRLVILAIILDMVVGTISFLFAEEIYSNERWEGFPEIFKPAVYFVPAFIQIIISSLMNSYRKDGFSVLRSSLSLIVGLMVITSMTFFLKQYAFSRAVVLIAFGFMLLGFSLWRIIAKTIFKIGLSANERKNRTLIVGTNQKALTLTKKLKSSLTSIHHIIGMVGSSSKDIGEVIDNFSVIGSLENIKKVIQENRIDKVIFSSDELTFNQMFSVVSKCQGMNVEFVVAGSEMDYLVGKSSITMLEDIPLLKVYYNISYLPHKTAKAVLDFILSSLILLLVYPLIYSHHKLTKRTSEFSKFILNVPRVFLGKLSFVGPQSNSEFEGLYLGKPGLTGLWNIENIDKNDEEEKRKLDIFYAKNQNIWLDIEILSRTFSNMFIKPEK; translated from the coding sequence ATGGATTTATCAATAATTATAGTGAACTATAACGTAAAGGAATTTCTTCTAAATCTTCTCGATTCGCTTCACAAAGCTGTTTCCAAATTTGAAAATGAAATTATTGTTGTAGACAACGCTTCGGATGACGGAAGTGTTGAATTAGTCAAATCAAGATTTCCGCAAGTAAAATTAATTGCTAATAAAACTAATGTTGGATTTGGTGCTGCCAATAACCAAGCGTTGGAAATTGCATCAGGTAAATATTTGGTTCTTATTAATCCGGATACTATTGTAAAGGAAGACACTTTTACAAAATTAATAGACTTCATGGGATCAACTCCGGATGCGGGAATGGTCGGCTGCAAAGTTTTAAATCCCGATGGAACACTGCAACTTGCATGCAGAAGAAGTTTTCCCGGGCCGTGGACTTCGTTTACAAAAATTACCGGTTTGAGTAAGATTTTCCCTAACAGTAAATTATTCGCAAAGTATAACCTCACTTATTTGAACGAAGATGAAACTTACGAAGTTGACGCAATTTCCGGTTCATTCATGATGATGACCCGCGAAGTTTATCAAAAAACAAAAGGTTTCGATCCTCAATTTTTTATGTATGGTGAGGATTTAGATCTTTGTTACAGAACTCAAAAAGAAGGTTATAAAGTTTATTACGTTCATACTACAGAGATTATTCATTATAAAGGTGAAAGCACAAAGCGAAGCAGTATAGACGAGACAAAAGTTTTTTATGACGCGATGCATCTGTTTGTCCGGAAACATTTTTCATCTTTCTTTATTGTTGAATTGATCTTACGAGCAGCGATATTTTTTAGGAGATTCGTTGCGTTTTCAAATCTGTACCGGCTTGTAATTCTCGCAATCATACTCGATATGGTTGTTGGAACGATTTCATTTCTATTTGCCGAAGAAATTTACAGCAATGAAAGATGGGAGGGATTCCCGGAAATTTTTAAACCTGCTGTTTACTTCGTCCCGGCATTTATTCAGATTATTATTTCTTCACTGATGAATTCATATCGCAAGGATGGTTTTTCTGTTCTTAGAAGCTCACTTTCTTTAATAGTCGGATTGATGGTAATAACTTCAATGACATTCTTCCTTAAGCAATATGCATTCAGCAGAGCTGTTGTTCTTATTGCATTCGGATTTATGTTATTGGGTTTTTCACTTTGGAGAATTATTGCTAAAACAATTTTTAAGATCGGACTTTCTGCAAATGAAAGGAAAAATAGAACACTGATTGTTGGAACAAATCAAAAAGCATTAACACTTACTAAAAAATTAAAATCCAGTTTGACTTCTATTCATCACATAATCGGAATGGTTGGAAGCAGCAGCAAAGATATCGGAGAAGTTATTGATAATTTTTCGGTTATTGGTTCTTTAGAAAACATCAAAAAAGTTATTCAAGAAAACAGAATCGATAAAGTAATTTTTTCTTCGGATGAACTTACTTTTAATCAAATGTTCAGTGTTGTTTCCAAATGTCAAGGTATGAATGTTGAATTTGTAGTAGCAGGAAGTGAAATGGATTATCTTGTTGGTAAATCTTCAATTACGATGTTGGAAGATATTCCTTTACTTAAAGTTTATTATAACATTTCATATTTGCCTCATAAAACGGCAAAAGCTGTACTTGATTTTATATTAAGCTCTCTAATTTTACTTTTGGTTTACCCTTTGATATATTCGCACCATAAGTTGACCAAGAGAACTAGCGAATTCTCAAAATTTATTCTTAATGTTCCTAGAGTATTTTTAGGAAAGCTCAGTTTTGTCGGGCCACAATCAAATAGTGAATTTGAGGGTTTGTATCTCGGTAAACCGGGATTGACAGGCTTGTGGAATATCGAAAACATTGATAAAAATGATGAGGAAGAAAAACGCAAACTTGACATTTTTTACGCAAAGAACCAAAATATATGGTTGGATATTGAAATATTAAGCAGAACATTTTCGAATATGTTCATCAAACCGGAGAAATGA
- a CDS encoding acetyl-CoA carboxylase carboxyltransferase subunit alpha gives MAKNTLDFEKPIHELENKIEEMRRYENDLDIKDEIRNLESKVYSLKKSIFENLTRWQRVQLARHAERPYTLDYIEMMTTDFIELHGDRHFGDDKAIVGGFAKLDGQKVMIIGHQKGRDTKSNLYRNFGMPNPEGYRKALRLMKLAEKFNTPVITLLDTPGAFPGLEAEERGQAEAIARNLLEMSRLKVPIIVVIIGEGASGGALGLGIGDRILMLENTWYSVISPESCSSILWRSWEYKEQAAEALRLTAVDLLEQKIIDRIVPEPLGGAHKNYTVVANTLKTILIEELNNLKKIKPDKLIQNRLDKFGSMGEFEE, from the coding sequence ATGGCTAAAAATACATTAGATTTTGAAAAACCTATACATGAGTTAGAAAATAAAATTGAAGAAATGCGTCGTTATGAAAACGACCTTGATATAAAAGATGAAATCCGAAATCTTGAATCGAAAGTTTATTCTCTAAAGAAAAGTATCTTCGAAAATTTAACAAGATGGCAGCGAGTTCAGCTTGCACGTCATGCTGAAAGACCATATACTTTAGATTACATCGAAATGATGACAACGGATTTTATTGAACTTCATGGGGATCGACATTTTGGTGATGATAAAGCTATAGTCGGTGGATTTGCAAAGCTTGATGGTCAAAAAGTTATGATTATCGGTCATCAAAAAGGGCGCGATACAAAATCAAATCTTTATAGAAATTTTGGAATGCCGAATCCGGAAGGTTACCGAAAGGCATTACGCTTAATGAAGCTTGCAGAAAAGTTTAATACTCCGGTAATAACTCTTCTTGATACACCAGGTGCATTCCCCGGTTTAGAAGCTGAGGAACGTGGACAAGCTGAAGCAATTGCAAGAAATCTTTTAGAAATGAGTAGACTAAAAGTTCCGATAATTGTTGTGATAATTGGTGAAGGAGCCAGCGGTGGTGCGCTTGGTCTTGGAATCGGAGATAGAATTTTAATGCTTGAAAATACTTGGTATTCTGTAATCAGTCCCGAATCTTGTTCAAGTATTCTTTGGCGAAGTTGGGAATATAAGGAACAAGCAGCCGAAGCATTAAGATTAACAGCGGTTGATTTATTAGAACAAAAAATAATCGACAGAATTGTTCCCGAACCTTTAGGTGGTGCACATAAAAATTACACTGTAGTTGCAAACACTTTAAAGACAATACTTATTGAAGAATTGAACAATCTCAAGAAAATTAAACCTGATAAATTAATTCAAAATAGATTGGATAAATTTGGTTCGATGGGGGAATTTGAAGAATAA
- a CDS encoding thioesterase family protein — protein MLKHVTTIRVRYADTDKMQFVYNGKYLEYFEVGRTELLRSTGLAYSLLEEDGYQLPLIEAKLIYKAPATYDDVLEIEATVKELFSAKVHIEYKIRKQGSEEIITEGYTTHMFIKSDSKKPTRPPKIYIDALRKYFD, from the coding sequence ATGTTGAAACATGTTACTACTATTCGTGTTCGTTATGCTGATACAGATAAAATGCAATTTGTTTATAATGGGAAGTATTTAGAATATTTTGAAGTCGGAAGAACCGAATTATTAAGAAGTACCGGACTAGCTTATTCTTTGTTGGAAGAAGATGGTTATCAACTTCCGCTGATTGAAGCCAAATTAATTTATAAAGCTCCCGCAACTTATGATGATGTTCTTGAAATTGAAGCGACTGTAAAAGAACTTTTTTCCGCTAAAGTTCATATTGAATATAAAATCAGAAAACAAGGTTCGGAAGAAATTATTACCGAGGGCTATACAACTCACATGTTTATAAAATCTGATTCAAAAAAACCTACTAGACCTCCCAAGATTTATATCGATGCACTAAGAAAATATTTTGATTAG
- a CDS encoding oligosaccharide flippase family protein: MIEKIKELTKDTAIYGISTIVGRFFGFLLVPFYTNIFSTYEFGVFSNVYAYIAFFNIVYIYGMDAAFLKYSSVAESNEKKNVFSTPYIFVTGTTILFSLIILLSKSGLSSAIKIPSDYSYLLNYVILILLFDTLALVPFANLRLQRKAKKFAIIKTLNILINLGLNIYLILFLDFDIEAIFISNAAASLFSFLALLPEIFKYFIPKIDKELLKKMLKFGIPYLPASVAATIVQVIDRPIIVMIVGESALGIYQANYKLGIFMMLFVSMFQYAWQPFFLNNAKDANAKALFSKILTIYLFASSLILVILSLFVSDIAKFEVLPGRSIIGQEYLSGLYIVPVILLAYVFHGLYVNFQAGIYIEEKTKYFPLVTGIGAGINILANILLIPIIGIMGAAFATLASYFIMAVGLFITAQKFYRIKYEYLKIATIFVLLIASGFVYYFIIGFEDVTFINKLFILLGFTAGLFIFRVISKEEISALKKLF, translated from the coding sequence ATGATTGAGAAAATAAAAGAACTCACAAAAGACACTGCGATTTACGGTATCAGTACAATCGTCGGAAGATTCTTCGGTTTCTTGCTCGTTCCTTTTTATACAAATATTTTCTCTACTTATGAGTTTGGTGTTTTCTCAAACGTATATGCATACATCGCTTTTTTTAATATTGTATATATATACGGAATGGATGCGGCATTTCTTAAGTATAGTTCCGTTGCTGAATCAAATGAAAAGAAGAATGTATTTTCAACACCGTATATTTTTGTAACCGGCACAACAATACTTTTTTCACTTATAATTTTATTATCTAAATCAGGTCTATCCTCCGCAATAAAAATCCCGAGTGATTATTCCTATTTACTTAATTATGTAATATTAATTTTACTTTTTGATACACTCGCGCTGGTTCCGTTTGCAAATCTTAGGTTACAGCGAAAAGCTAAAAAGTTTGCGATAATTAAAACACTGAACATTCTCATTAATCTTGGATTGAATATTTATCTAATATTATTCCTTGATTTTGATATCGAAGCAATATTTATAAGTAATGCAGCCGCATCTTTATTTTCATTTTTAGCATTGTTACCGGAAATCTTCAAATACTTCATTCCAAAGATTGATAAAGAACTTCTAAAAAAGATGTTGAAATTTGGAATCCCATATTTACCGGCGAGTGTTGCCGCAACAATCGTACAAGTAATTGATCGACCAATAATTGTTATGATAGTTGGAGAAAGCGCGCTCGGAATTTATCAAGCCAATTACAAACTTGGTATTTTTATGATGTTGTTTGTTTCTATGTTTCAATACGCGTGGCAGCCGTTCTTTTTAAATAACGCTAAAGATGCTAACGCAAAAGCTCTCTTCTCAAAAATCTTAACTATTTATCTGTTTGCTTCATCATTAATTCTGGTTATACTTTCTTTATTTGTTTCGGACATAGCCAAATTTGAGGTATTGCCGGGACGATCAATTATAGGTCAGGAATATTTAAGTGGATTATATATCGTTCCGGTTATTTTATTAGCTTATGTTTTTCACGGCTTATACGTTAACTTTCAAGCCGGTATTTACATCGAAGAAAAAACAAAATATTTTCCGCTAGTTACCGGAATTGGAGCTGGAATTAACATACTTGCAAATATTTTATTAATTCCAATTATAGGCATAATGGGCGCTGCCTTTGCAACATTAGCCAGTTACTTTATTATGGCAGTCGGATTGTTTATTACAGCACAAAAGTTTTATAGAATAAAATATGAATACCTCAAAATAGCTACAATATTTGTGTTGTTAATAGCATCGGGATTTGTATATTATTTTATAATAGGATTCGAAGATGTTACTTTCATAAATAAACTTTTTATTCTGTTGGGCTTTACGGCTGGTTTATTTATTTTTAGAGTGATCAGTAAAGAAGAAATTTCTGCTCTCAAAAAATTATTCTGA
- the dut gene encoding dUTP diphosphatase, with amino-acid sequence METIKLKFKRISDEFSEIPLPHYATEGSAGMDIRAALSKSENINPGEVKLISTNLSVEIPIGYEIQVRPRSGLAAKHGIGILNSPGTIDSDYRGEIKVILFNFSKEPFEIKSGERIAQLVISKVYKAEIEISSELNETKRGEGGFGHTGKA; translated from the coding sequence ATGGAAACGATTAAATTAAAATTCAAGAGAATATCGGACGAATTCTCCGAAATCCCGCTTCCTCACTATGCTACGGAAGGAAGTGCCGGAATGGATATTAGAGCCGCACTTTCCAAAAGTGAAAATATAAATCCGGGTGAAGTTAAATTAATATCCACAAATCTTTCGGTTGAAATTCCAATCGGTTACGAAATTCAAGTTAGACCAAGAAGCGGATTAGCTGCCAAACATGGAATTGGAATCCTTAATTCTCCCGGTACAATTGATAGCGATTATAGAGGTGAGATAAAAGTAATCCTATTTAATTTTAGTAAAGAACCGTTTGAGATAAAAAGCGGTGAACGAATTGCTCAGTTAGTTATTTCAAAAGTATATAAAGCTGAGATTGAAATTTCATCCGAACTTAACGAAACAAAACGTGGTGAGGGTGGTTTTGGACATACGGGAAAGGCTTGA